From the genome of Papaver somniferum cultivar HN1 chromosome 2, ASM357369v1, whole genome shotgun sequence, one region includes:
- the LOC113353244 gene encoding F-box protein At3g07870-like, with protein sequence MKTIQYVLRSKGERKIPAKMGMCMSMVNRLPSEIIIEILSRLPTDSVLECRQVCKTWRNLIRHPSFAHMHLHQNVNILPFHSSATDAKVDFGLIFELRILSPKIEYILYYGEYDDQPNKKLRRINQPSINCLSIVGSHNGLICFSVCDSDYVSYIHEPIYISNPITREYMRFPRIEVNGVNRVHTMVCGFCYLPSTDKYKIIKIYYILNQPMGMVQMYTLGGGSCSGWRDIGEITYSLRHYVEYSFPRHPCPFGAFANGALHWLDIEQKIVSFDLAEEKFYLLPSPPFVSAHSEKNRFDLRVLGGCLCFIHRKQDKSLDIWFLRKKGESSSCDLNEQECDLLTWNMELSLPIDAAPISITKSGEFMMWYKSNLCSYDPKTATMEKHVLNGDFCHAVPHINSFVSLKALGEKCRSRKRYAVNASPTEYFITQERKDNGEFDVIQF encoded by the coding sequence ATGAAGACAATCCAGTACGTTTTGAGATCAAAGGGTGAACGTAAAATTCCAGCAAAGATGGGTATGTGTATGTCCATGGTGAACAGACTCCCCTCAGAAATTATTATAGAAATACTCTCTCGCTTACCCACTGATTCAGTCTTAGAGTGCAGACAAGTATGCAAAACATGGCGAAACCTAATTCGGCATCCTTCATTTGCTCATATGCACCTACATCAGAATGTTAACATCCTCCCATTTCATTCTTCTGCTACTGATGCGAAGGttgattttggtttgatttttgaaTTGCGTATTCTCTCACCAAAGATCGAATACATATTGTACTATGGAGAGTATGACGACCAGCCTAATAAGAAACTCAGAAGGATCAACCAGCCTTCCATTAATTGTCTCTCAATAGTTGGTTCACACAACGGGCTGATTTgcttttctgtttgtgatagtgACTACGTTTCTTATATCCATGAGCCTATCTACATTAGTAATCCTATAACCAGAGAATACATGAGATTTCCAAGAATAGAAGTTAATGGTGTGAACAGGGTCCATACTATGGTGTGTGGTTTCTGTTACCTTCCTTCTACTGATAAATacaaaattataaaaatctatTATATCCTGAACCAACCCATGGGAATGGTCCAGATGTACACTCTTGGGGGTGGCAGTTGCAGTGGCTGGAGAGACATTGGAGAAATCACTTACTCACTGCGACATTATGTTGAATACAGTTTCCCGCGTCATCCTTGTCCATTTGGTGCGTTTGcaaatggagctcttcattggctTGACATTGAGCAAAAGATTGTGTCCTTCGATTTGGCAGAagaaaagttctacttgctcccATCACCACCTTTTGTCAGTGCTCATAGTGAGAAAAACAGATTTGATCTTAGGGTTCTGGGAGGATGCTTGTGTTTTATTCATCGAAAGCAGGACAAATCCTTGGACATATGGTTCTTAAGGAAGAAAGGGGAGAGTAGTAGTTGCGACTTGAATGAGCAAGAGTGCGACTTGTTGACCTGGAACATGGAATTGAGTTTACCAATTGATGCAGCACCAATTTCCATTACAAAAAGTGGTGAATTTATGATGTGGTACAAGTCTAATCTCTGCAGTTATGATCCTAAGACAGCAACCATGGAAAAGCATGTGCTAAATGGCGATTTCTGTCATGCAGTTCCCCACATCAACAGCTTTGTTTCCCTCAAGGCTCTTGGAGAAAAGTGTCGGTCCAGAAAAAGATACGCTGTAAATGCATCACCAACGGAATATTTCATAACACAGGAGAGGAAGGACAATGGAGAATTTGATGTCATTCAATTTTAG
- the LOC113350987 gene encoding protein ECERIFERUM 1-like — translation MASKPGILTEWPWTHLGRFKYVLLAPWVLDSMSPLFFETNSRKWDLSYSLNFPFLLWRVIHNQIWISFSRFRTSKSKNRILDKPIEFEQVDRESNWDDNIIMQGLMFYMGQKYLEGASNLPIWRTDGIVITILLHTGPVEFLYYWLHRSLHHLFLYSSYHSHHHSSIATEPITSVIHLFGEHLMYFLLFTIPLLTMHLTGTASVVGFAGYITYIDFMNNMGHCNFEFLPSSIFTTFPFLKYIFYTPSYHSLHHTQFRTNYALFIPMYDYIYGTMDKSSDTLCETSLKRTEESPDVVHLTHPTTPDSIYHLRLGFASLASKPYMKNTDKWYFIIKWVLWPLTFLWSILFQRMFSHTFVLESNIFDDHHVTKKMLKTQTWAIPRYSYQYKRLSRQRGTINSLIEKAILDADKAGVKVLSLSLFNQARIYPDLAELAWLKKEIINENESTY, via the exons ATGGCTTCTAAACCAGGCATCCTCACTGAATGGCCATGGACACATCTTGGAAGGTTCAAG TACGTATTGTTGGCTCCATGGGTGTTGGATAGCATGTCTCCGTTGTTCTTCGAAACAAATAGCAGGAAATGGGACTTGAGTTACTCCCTCAATTTTCCTTTTCTCTTGTGGAGAGTGATTCACAACCAAATTTGGATAAGCTTTTCTCGTTTTAGAACCTCCAAATCCAAGAATAGGATACTCGACAAGCCTATCGAGTTCGAACAAGTCGACAGAGAAAGCAACTG GGATGATAATATCATAATGCAAGGACTGATGTTTTATATGGGACAAAAATATCTGGAGGGTGCTTCAAACCTTCCCATCTGGAGAACTGATGGTATTGTCATAACAATTCTACTTCATACCGGTCCTGTCGAGTTCCTCTACTATTGGCTTCACAGATCATTGCACCACCTTTTTCTCTACTCTAGCTATCATTCCCACCATCACTCCTCCATTGCCACTGAACCCATCACTT CTGTGATACATCTATTCGGGGAGCACCTCATGTATTTCCTACTGTTTACGATACCATTGTTAACAATGCATTTAACCGGGACTGCTTCGGTAGTAGGTTTTGCTGGGTATATCACTTATATTGATTTCATGAACAATATGGGTCACTGCAACTTCGAATTTCTACCTTCTTCTATCTTCACAACCTTTCCATTCCTCAAGTACATCTTCTACACCCCATC GTATCATTCCCTCCATCACACCCAATTCCGAACAAATTATGCACTGTTTATACCAATGTACGATTACATATACGGTACAATGGACAAGTCTAGTGACACTCTTTGTGAAACCTCGCTAAAAAGGACGGAGGAATCACCGGATGTTGTTCATCTAACTCATCCAACTACGCCGGATTCAATCTACCATTTACGGCTGGGATTTGCCTCTTTGGCCTCAAAACCATACATGAAAAATACTGATAAATGGTATTTCATCATCAAATGGGTCCTATGGCCATTAACATTTTTGTGGAGCATACTGTTTCAAAGGATGTTCAGTCACACATTTGTACTCGAAAGCAACATTTTTGATGATCACCATGTAACTAAAAAGATGCTCAAGACACAAACATGGGCAATACCTAGATATTCTTATCAA TACAAAAGGTTGTCACGGCAAAGAGGAACAATAAACAGTTTGATTGAGAAAGCCATACTTGATGCTGATAAAGCTGGTGTTAAAGTCTTAAGCTTAAGCCTCTTTAATCAGGCACGTATTTATCCTGATTTAGCAGAGCTAGCTTGGTTAAAAAAAGAAATTATTAATGAAAACGAAAGCACATATTAG